One Halorientalis litorea DNA segment encodes these proteins:
- a CDS encoding transcription factor S translates to MQFCDECGSMMHGDGDEMVCSSCGATVEKDEERAAQFVTTDEQTDDDVIETEEGADFEGKPTADDVTCDECGHGKAWYTIKQTGSADEPPTRFFKCQDCGNRWREYN, encoded by the coding sequence ATGCAATTCTGCGACGAGTGCGGGTCGATGATGCACGGCGACGGCGACGAGATGGTCTGCTCGTCCTGCGGTGCGACCGTCGAGAAAGACGAGGAGCGCGCCGCCCAGTTCGTCACCACCGACGAACAGACCGACGACGACGTCATCGAAACCGAGGAGGGGGCCGACTTCGAGGGGAAACCGACCGCCGACGACGTGACCTGCGACGAGTGCGGTCACGGGAAGGCGTGGTACACGATCAAACAGACCGGGTCCGCCGACGAACCACCGACGCGATTCTTCAAGTGCCAAGACTGCGGGAACCGTTGGCGGGAGTACAACTAG
- a CDS encoding DUF3179 domain-containing protein — MNRRQFLASAIVGLGSLAGCNTTDRGTPTLTPVRVEETEVSTPIRERVGDVDLPVPRGELRTAVPRDQIPAIVDPAFAEDWAGLSVPESSGYDGGPLLPESSPVVGVEVDGEARAYPLRVLNWHEVVNDAFGGPLLVTYCVLCGSAIVTERRVNGAVTTFGVSGQLWRSDLVLYDRATDSRWSQLLATAIRGPRTGEQLTLRPSSLTTWGEWQDRHPDTVVLLPPPESGRIADRGRNVDYFTDKYSYDGDPLVGYERTVERVPPRTLVVGVTVDGEARAYPHGTVAEANVVNDTLAGTPLLVTTTPGGSLAAYDRRLGGRTLTFEPEDERHVRAGGSKWERATGAAVDGPYAGARLTRANDIPPLFWLGWSNFNPESSVYGD; from the coding sequence ATGAACAGGCGGCAGTTCCTCGCGTCCGCGATCGTCGGCCTCGGGTCCCTCGCCGGCTGTAACACCACGGACCGCGGGACGCCGACGCTGACGCCCGTGCGCGTGGAGGAGACGGAGGTCAGCACCCCTATCCGGGAGCGCGTCGGGGACGTGGACCTCCCGGTGCCGCGGGGAGAACTGCGGACCGCCGTCCCGCGGGACCAGATTCCGGCCATCGTCGACCCGGCGTTCGCCGAGGACTGGGCGGGGCTGTCGGTTCCCGAGTCGTCGGGCTACGACGGCGGCCCCCTGCTCCCGGAGTCGTCCCCGGTCGTCGGGGTGGAAGTGGACGGCGAGGCGAGGGCGTACCCGCTCCGGGTGCTCAACTGGCACGAGGTGGTCAACGACGCGTTCGGCGGGCCGTTGTTGGTGACCTACTGCGTCCTCTGTGGGAGTGCCATCGTCACCGAGCGACGCGTCAACGGCGCGGTGACGACGTTCGGCGTCTCGGGGCAACTCTGGCGGTCCGACCTCGTACTCTACGACCGAGCGACCGACAGCCGCTGGAGTCAACTGCTCGCCACGGCCATCCGCGGCCCCCGGACCGGCGAGCAACTCACGCTCCGCCCGTCGTCGCTGACGACGTGGGGCGAGTGGCAGGACCGCCACCCCGACACGGTGGTCTTGCTCCCGCCGCCAGAGTCGGGCCGCATCGCCGACCGAGGGCGGAACGTCGACTACTTCACCGACAAGTACAGTTACGACGGCGACCCGCTCGTCGGCTACGAGCGCACCGTCGAGCGCGTCCCCCCGCGGACGCTCGTCGTCGGCGTGACAGTCGACGGCGAGGCCCGTGCCTACCCCCACGGAACCGTCGCCGAGGCGAACGTCGTCAACGACACGCTGGCGGGGACACCGCTCCTCGTCACGACGACGCCCGGGGGGTCGCTGGCGGCCTACGACCGGCGACTCGGCGGGCGAACGCTCACCTTCGAACCCGAGGACGAGCGACACGTCCGGGCCGGCGGGTCCAAATGGGAGCGAGCGACCGGCGCGGCCGTCGACGGCCCGTACGCGGGAGCGCGACTCACGCGGGCGAACGACATCCCGCCGCTGTTCTGGCTCGGCTGGTCGAACTTCAACCCGGAGTCGTCCGTGTACGGCGACTGA
- a CDS encoding sensor histidine kinase → MRIRTKLAIAILVASVVLAGVVLVGLEVFKDRAEGQVRDNVEQTAGQTAEQVDAVVRERVNTVKFYASDPRAADPSTAPDRLDQFVGGTRFYAAQLIETNGTIVHYRGQVDAVDRRAALGRNVSTRPYVGEIVNNASSSHVSDVEVSGDQRVVIVSAPVFDPTTGNLTAVFAGAIRVSDADFFVAARPLVTDRQTVQINATANGSTVPLFERDTTFDSSIAETATVGFTGWEVTVAADRAPLNQRLNDLALAQGLGILLVVGVIAGLGFWEYSMNLRQTERLLTAFGHMQEGNYDYTLDLSAAEEWQQISDGYNDLARGVRERERAIREREQRLGVLNRLLRHNLRNDMSVILSYAEMLPDFDARDRREEAAEKIQDIGQGLIDHGQKARDIETAMESAADGVETLDMVPRVRAAVEEYRGEYPTVEFRLDLPDTCDALAIPSVDFAVENLVENAAEHNDAEDPVVEVTLDRTDGAVELHIADNGPGIPDHEQDVLFEGEETALEHGSGIGLWLAYWVVDKSEGDIEFADNDPRGAVVSVRLASPARPDHRPEDEADGADAADTDDEEPESTVDAILGGDGADTSDGTDAAGAEASETADERTTADAAGDEGGAVTEGERADTGDETDGHADGDTAAADADDYTTTMDAILGGDDGEESESATDEH, encoded by the coding sequence ATGAGAATTCGGACGAAACTGGCGATAGCGATACTCGTCGCCAGCGTCGTCCTCGCGGGCGTCGTCCTCGTCGGCCTCGAAGTATTCAAGGACCGCGCCGAGGGGCAGGTTCGGGACAACGTCGAGCAGACGGCCGGGCAGACCGCAGAACAGGTCGACGCGGTGGTCCGCGAACGCGTCAACACGGTGAAGTTCTACGCCTCCGACCCCCGGGCCGCGGACCCGTCGACGGCCCCGGACCGCCTCGACCAGTTCGTCGGCGGTACCCGCTTCTACGCGGCCCAACTCATCGAGACGAACGGGACTATCGTCCACTACCGCGGACAGGTCGACGCTGTCGACCGTCGGGCCGCGCTCGGTCGGAACGTCAGTACCCGTCCGTACGTCGGCGAAATCGTCAACAACGCGAGCAGCTCACACGTCAGCGACGTGGAGGTGTCCGGCGACCAGCGCGTCGTGATAGTCAGCGCGCCCGTGTTCGACCCGACGACGGGGAACCTCACGGCTGTCTTCGCCGGAGCCATCCGTGTCTCCGACGCCGACTTCTTCGTCGCCGCCCGTCCGCTGGTCACCGACCGACAGACCGTCCAGATAAACGCCACCGCCAACGGGTCGACCGTCCCGCTGTTCGAGCGTGACACGACGTTCGACTCGTCCATCGCCGAGACGGCGACGGTCGGGTTCACCGGCTGGGAGGTCACCGTCGCCGCCGACCGTGCCCCGCTGAACCAGCGACTCAACGACCTCGCACTGGCACAGGGTCTGGGCATCCTCCTCGTCGTCGGCGTCATCGCTGGCCTCGGGTTCTGGGAGTACTCGATGAACCTCCGCCAGACAGAGCGGCTACTGACCGCGTTCGGCCACATGCAGGAGGGGAACTACGACTACACGCTCGACCTGTCGGCCGCCGAGGAGTGGCAACAGATAAGCGACGGGTACAACGACCTCGCTCGCGGCGTCCGCGAACGCGAGCGCGCCATCCGCGAGCGCGAACAACGCCTCGGCGTCCTCAATCGCCTGCTCCGGCACAACCTGCGCAACGACATGAGCGTCATCCTCAGTTACGCCGAGATGCTCCCCGACTTCGACGCCCGTGACCGCCGCGAGGAGGCCGCCGAGAAGATACAGGACATCGGGCAGGGCCTCATCGACCACGGCCAGAAAGCACGGGACATCGAGACGGCCATGGAGAGCGCGGCGGACGGTGTCGAGACTCTCGACATGGTGCCGCGCGTCAGGGCGGCGGTCGAGGAGTATCGCGGGGAGTACCCGACGGTGGAGTTCCGCCTCGACCTGCCCGACACGTGCGACGCGCTGGCGATTCCGTCCGTCGACTTCGCCGTCGAGAACCTCGTCGAGAACGCCGCCGAACACAACGACGCCGAGGACCCGGTCGTGGAGGTCACGCTCGACCGAACTGACGGCGCGGTCGAACTCCACATCGCCGACAACGGCCCCGGCATCCCCGACCACGAACAGGACGTCCTCTTCGAGGGCGAGGAGACCGCACTCGAACACGGGAGCGGTATCGGCCTCTGGTTGGCGTACTGGGTCGTCGACAAGTCCGAGGGCGACATCGAGTTCGCGGACAACGACCCGCGGGGTGCCGTCGTCAGCGTCCGACTTGCATCCCCCGCCCGCCCGGACCACCGGCCTGAGGACGAGGCTGACGGGGCGGACGCGGCCGACACCGACGACGAGGAACCAGAGAGTACGGTCGACGCGATTCTCGGCGGGGACGGTGCCGACACCAGCGACGGTACCGACGCCGCCGGTGCTGAGGCCAGCGAGACGGCCGACGAGCGGACCACCGCCGACGCCGCCGGCGACGAGGGCGGTGCTGTCACGGAGGGGGAGCGTGCCGACACCGGTGACGAAACCGACGGGCATGCGGACGGTGACACCGCGGCCGCCGACGCCGACGACTACACCACGACGATGGATGCGATTCTCGGCGGCGACGATGGCGAGGAATCAGAGTCGGCAACCGACGAGCACTGA
- a CDS encoding SDR family NAD(P)-dependent oxidoreductase, translated as MDGVTAVVTGASSGIGRAVATGFAAAGAHVVVCGRDAETLATAAEDIRTEDGTVTDIRADVRDEFDVERVMERAAREGGDIGVVVANAGVYHGEAGETPLPEESYAAFDDHLRTNARGVFATVREAVPHLAADARVLVTSGAVAREAKPGYGGYSVSKAAAEAVARGFAADIEQSVGVVDPGVVATDLTGGRGRDPESVAPLFRWAATDAPAEDVDGGVVDLKTWKRATR; from the coding sequence ATGGACGGGGTTACGGCAGTCGTCACCGGCGCGAGCAGTGGTATCGGGAGAGCAGTCGCCACCGGATTCGCGGCGGCCGGCGCGCACGTCGTGGTCTGTGGCCGGGACGCCGAGACGCTCGCGACTGCCGCCGAAGACATCCGCACCGAGGACGGCACGGTCACCGATATCCGGGCGGACGTGCGCGACGAGTTCGACGTGGAGCGAGTGATGGAGCGGGCGGCCCGCGAGGGCGGGGACATCGGCGTCGTCGTCGCCAACGCTGGCGTGTACCACGGCGAGGCGGGCGAGACGCCACTCCCCGAGGAGTCGTACGCCGCGTTCGACGACCACCTTCGCACGAACGCGAGGGGCGTGTTCGCCACGGTTCGGGAAGCAGTCCCGCATCTCGCGGCCGACGCGCGCGTTCTCGTCACCTCCGGGGCCGTGGCCCGCGAGGCGAAACCGGGCTACGGCGGCTACAGCGTCTCGAAGGCCGCTGCCGAAGCCGTCGCCCGGGGGTTCGCCGCCGACATCGAGCAGTCGGTCGGTGTCGTCGACCCCGGCGTCGTGGCGACGGACCTGACCGGCGGACGCGGCCGTGACCCCGAGTCCGTCGCCCCGCTGTTCCGCTGGGCCGCCACCGATGCCCCGGCCGAGGACGTGGACGGCGGCGTCGTGGACCTGAAGACGTGGAAGCGAGCGACCCGGTGA
- a CDS encoding ZIP family metal transporter, with product MSNNSASVFINGATRPSAAGLAGVVALVVLSGVAVMAGLWKVLVIGWVAFVAMAGAIPLGSRSATGASAAQLVWGYGLASGAMITSAAVFLVPQAIGFDPRVGGFGVAAGILLGFGSHIVGHRMAHVESTFDDTAVQLSAHALSAGVIIGLVYGSMPELGLLLGLAIVSHKGPAGYAAARRLTQSGRSASVILLPASGVGVAAIPSALVSLPSVPVVNAAVFGFAAGVFLHVAMDFLPECEVGGEVGEVANVSGDAHELLDRLRLHAALSTSLGGLAVFVAWLAVGP from the coding sequence ATGTCTAATAATTCGGCATCCGTATTTATTAACGGCGCGACGCGTCCCTCCGCAGCCGGTCTCGCCGGCGTCGTCGCGTTGGTCGTGCTGTCGGGCGTGGCGGTGATGGCGGGGCTGTGGAAGGTACTCGTCATCGGGTGGGTGGCGTTCGTCGCGATGGCGGGCGCGATTCCGCTCGGGTCGCGGTCGGCCACGGGCGCGAGTGCGGCCCAACTTGTCTGGGGGTACGGACTCGCGAGCGGGGCGATGATAACGAGTGCGGCCGTCTTTCTCGTCCCGCAGGCCATCGGGTTCGACCCGCGAGTCGGCGGGTTCGGCGTCGCGGCCGGTATCCTGCTGGGCTTCGGGTCCCACATCGTCGGTCACCGGATGGCACACGTCGAGAGCACGTTCGACGACACGGCCGTCCAGCTGTCGGCGCACGCGCTCTCGGCGGGCGTCATCATCGGCCTCGTCTACGGGTCGATGCCGGAGTTGGGACTGTTGCTCGGCCTCGCCATCGTCTCGCACAAAGGACCGGCAGGCTACGCCGCGGCGCGACGGCTGACCCAGAGCGGCAGGTCGGCGTCCGTCATCCTCCTGCCCGCGTCCGGTGTCGGCGTGGCCGCCATCCCGTCGGCGTTGGTGAGCCTGCCGAGCGTTCCCGTGGTGAACGCCGCTGTCTTCGGGTTCGCCGCCGGCGTGTTCCTCCACGTCGCCATGGACTTCCTGCCCGAGTGTGAGGTGGGCGGCGAGGTGGGCGAAGTAGCGAACGTCTCGGGGGACGCCCACGAACTGCTCGACCGCCTCCGCCTCCACGCCGCCCTCAGTACCTCACTGGGCGGCCTAGCGGTGTTCGTCGCGTGGCTCGCCGTCGGCCCCTGA
- a CDS encoding phytoene desaturase family protein, whose product MSSLDGETIDVIGGGFGGLSTACYLADAGADVRVLEKNEQLGGRASRLEVDGFRFDMGPSWYLMPDVFERFFGHFGKSTDDYYDLQRLDPHYRIFFKDGDQLDVSPDRDEVRALFESYEDGAGEAFDAYLEESESNYELAMENFVYEDRPRLRDWVDLDVIKAAPVGLKLLGNMQGHVEDYFDNPKLQQIMQYTLVFLGGAPHNTPALYNMMSHVDFNLGVYYPVGRDGRDSGLGAVVDATVDLGEELGVEYVTDTPVAEITKRKEGFLVATEDGEEYHPDYVVSDADYAHTEQELLPEHERQYDAEYWESKTYAPSAFLIYMGVEGDVDPLAHHTLVLPKDWDPHFEQIFDRPAWPDDPAYYCCVPSETDPTTVPDGNTDDYSNLFVLVPIAPGLDDDEATRQRYRDKVLDDIAENTGVDLRDRIAVEERFSVSEFADRYNSIQGTALGLAHTLKQTALLRPNRRSSAVDGLYFTGSFTAPGIGVPMCLISGQHTADAVIADR is encoded by the coding sequence ATGAGTTCGCTGGACGGGGAGACCATCGACGTCATCGGCGGCGGCTTCGGTGGCCTCTCGACGGCCTGTTACTTGGCCGACGCCGGTGCCGACGTGCGCGTCCTAGAAAAGAACGAGCAACTGGGCGGCCGTGCCAGTCGCCTCGAAGTCGACGGCTTCCGCTTCGACATGGGGCCGTCGTGGTACCTGATGCCCGACGTGTTCGAGCGGTTTTTCGGCCACTTCGGGAAGTCCACCGACGACTACTACGACCTCCAACGACTCGACCCCCACTACCGCATCTTCTTCAAGGACGGCGACCAGTTGGACGTGTCCCCGGACCGCGACGAAGTCCGGGCGTTGTTCGAGTCCTACGAAGACGGAGCCGGCGAGGCGTTCGACGCGTACCTCGAAGAGAGCGAGTCGAACTACGAACTCGCCATGGAGAACTTCGTCTACGAGGACCGCCCCCGACTCCGCGACTGGGTCGACCTCGACGTCATCAAGGCCGCGCCCGTCGGCCTGAAACTCCTCGGGAACATGCAGGGCCACGTCGAGGACTACTTCGACAACCCGAAACTCCAGCAGATAATGCAGTACACGCTGGTGTTCCTCGGCGGCGCGCCCCACAACACCCCCGCGCTCTACAACATGATGAGCCACGTCGACTTCAACCTCGGCGTCTACTACCCAGTGGGGCGGGACGGCCGGGACAGCGGCCTCGGGGCCGTCGTCGACGCCACCGTCGACCTCGGCGAGGAGTTGGGCGTCGAGTACGTCACGGACACGCCCGTCGCCGAGATTACGAAGCGCAAGGAGGGCTTCCTCGTCGCCACCGAGGACGGCGAGGAGTACCACCCCGACTACGTCGTGAGCGACGCCGACTACGCCCACACCGAGCAGGAACTCCTGCCCGAACACGAACGCCAGTACGACGCGGAGTACTGGGAGAGCAAGACCTACGCCCCCTCGGCGTTCCTCATCTACATGGGCGTCGAGGGCGACGTGGACCCGCTCGCCCACCACACGCTGGTCCTCCCGAAGGACTGGGACCCCCACTTCGAGCAGATTTTCGACCGGCCGGCGTGGCCCGACGACCCTGCGTACTACTGCTGTGTCCCCTCCGAGACGGACCCGACGACGGTCCCCGACGGGAACACCGACGACTACAGCAACCTGTTCGTCCTCGTCCCCATCGCCCCGGGACTGGACGACGACGAGGCCACCCGGCAACGCTACCGCGACAAGGTGCTCGACGACATCGCCGAGAACACGGGCGTCGACCTCCGTGACCGCATCGCTGTCGAGGAACGGTTCTCCGTCTCGGAGTTCGCCGACCGGTACAACTCGATTCAGGGGACCGCCCTCGGACTCGCACACACGCTCAAACAGACCGCGCTCCTGCGCCCGAACCGCCGCTCGTCGGCGGTCGACGGCCTCTATTTCACGGGGTCGTTCACGGCGCCCGGTATCGGCGTCCCGATGTGTCTCATCAGCGGCCAGCACACCGCGGACGCCGTCATCGCCGACCGATAA
- a CDS encoding sensor histidine kinase, protein MDGTDFLSAHYDPVVHYATSDAGVGVRRVNPAFEETFYADEAPETVSLGDTVVTGDVIDDIAAAIDTGDRLDRDVRCATADGERTFRLRNVPSGDGGYLVYTDVNDRAERIADLEERNQHLETFASVISHDLRNPIDVARRSIENAREDDDSSHLDRIEAALDQMKTLIDDVLALAREGKAIDETERTNLAGVAERAWDGVDAPEATLSIADENATLQADPARLRQAFENLFRNTTEHAGVTPAVTVGTIGDGDGTGFYLEDDGPGIPPDERDEVFEPGVTSSTDGTGLGLAIVERIAAAHGWEIAVTDAESGGARFEVTAVDSLQPF, encoded by the coding sequence ATGGACGGGACGGACTTCCTGTCGGCACACTACGACCCGGTCGTACACTACGCTACCAGCGACGCCGGGGTCGGCGTCCGGCGTGTCAACCCCGCGTTCGAGGAGACGTTCTACGCCGACGAGGCACCGGAGACCGTCTCACTCGGTGACACCGTCGTCACCGGCGATGTCATCGACGACATCGCGGCCGCTATCGACACCGGGGATAGACTCGACCGTGACGTACGTTGTGCCACTGCCGACGGCGAACGGACCTTCCGCCTCCGGAACGTACCCTCCGGCGACGGCGGGTACCTCGTCTACACCGACGTGAACGACCGCGCCGAGCGAATCGCGGACTTGGAGGAGCGCAACCAGCACCTCGAAACGTTCGCCAGCGTCATCTCACACGACCTGCGAAACCCCATCGACGTGGCCCGTCGGTCCATCGAGAACGCCCGCGAGGACGACGACAGTTCGCACTTGGACCGCATCGAGGCCGCCCTCGACCAGATGAAGACGCTCATCGACGACGTACTCGCGCTGGCCCGCGAGGGAAAAGCCATCGACGAGACGGAGCGGACGAACCTCGCCGGGGTGGCCGAACGGGCGTGGGACGGCGTCGACGCACCCGAGGCGACCCTCTCGATTGCCGACGAGAACGCCACACTGCAGGCCGACCCGGCGCGCCTCCGGCAGGCCTTCGAGAACCTCTTTCGCAACACGACTGAACACGCCGGGGTCACCCCCGCCGTCACCGTGGGAACCATCGGCGACGGCGACGGCACCGGCTTCTACCTCGAAGACGACGGTCCGGGCATCCCGCCCGACGAGCGCGATGAAGTGTTCGAACCCGGCGTCACCTCCTCGACGGATGGCACCGGACTGGGCCTCGCCATCGTCGAGCGCATCGCCGCCGCCCACGGCTGGGAGATTGCGGTTACGGACGCCGAATCCGGCGGCGCGCGATTCGAGGTGACCGCCGTCGACTCGCTCCAACCGTTCTAA
- a CDS encoding PGF-pre-PGF domain-containing protein: MKLRAVVLSSLLIFSALTSGGMLAQSVTAQTSGNTGTLVVDVNGGADYRSIQNAVDNASEGSTVEVRPGTYEEPVDIEKNISLVAPDGATVANTSAVAANYSSTEARAGLQIFGTATPQISGFSLLGWQWGVSAGASERGWVLQDTIIQDGRLGVGGAGTGAAWTVDNVSIHNVDIGVSGYGSSGAWTVRNSAITNASTGVLANESLGDWTVERTVVQDVEDAVMAGQGVAGDWTIARSLIRNVTSDGVAARIAVGNWTIQSTTIVNATRGVDAVGTSGYWAIHDSRFLNNADAAVDARDAVVQGNATDNFWGTEDGPSGDFSGSGSPAFGNVSVSPFYSDVNLTSTATFSAGSDSQPTPTVRVGSAEVDVGNTTTVQTNLTVAPNGVSSYIVNVSVGNGSVGRITDAAIGPAFAQTIEGNETYATLIDDTNTTVTLAAQDFTEQVGPGATNVTLGTITLEGQNAGSATLIPDVDNQRGIRNDTTERVTPTLASGSLTVNTDTTDSGGTDTGDSTTEQQVGTGGGGGGGGGGGGGGGSGGSSDDSTQVTVDTSTTTESDAETETETDPDSETEAASETRDIEISVRDPDPDQPVNVDLEPTDSDNDADLTGLSVDVAESEDFSIRAAASRRQPADAPEFTPQEAEATEPLSYVDIDASVPNSAIDEANVDFRVSKDRLASMENTDADDIAVYRHTDEYEEVPIQQTRETDDFVYYRASADGFSEWTVGAKQPRFEVLRAAVDVESVTVGDSVNVIVRITNTGGADGDFLAELLLNEEVVDSREVFIAPNGTSQVTFDREFGEAGTYRVRVNNASAGQVEVEDTGGSGATDAATNGTQTTEASTSSGIGGPPINPVVALLALVVVAAAVGYRLRQA, from the coding sequence GTGAAACTCCGTGCCGTCGTCCTCTCGTCGCTGCTGATTTTCTCCGCGCTGACCAGCGGCGGGATGCTCGCACAGAGTGTCACGGCACAGACGAGCGGGAACACCGGCACGCTCGTCGTGGACGTGAACGGTGGGGCGGACTACCGGAGTATCCAGAACGCAGTCGACAACGCCAGCGAGGGGTCGACGGTGGAAGTCCGGCCGGGAACGTACGAGGAGCCCGTAGATATCGAGAAGAACATCTCACTCGTCGCTCCCGACGGTGCGACGGTCGCAAACACGTCCGCGGTCGCGGCGAACTACAGCAGTACCGAGGCACGCGCGGGGCTCCAGATTTTCGGCACCGCGACCCCGCAGATTAGCGGGTTCTCACTCCTCGGTTGGCAGTGGGGTGTGAGCGCGGGCGCGTCGGAGCGCGGCTGGGTCCTGCAGGATACGATAATTCAGGACGGACGCCTCGGTGTCGGTGGGGCTGGGACTGGGGCCGCGTGGACCGTCGACAACGTCTCGATTCACAACGTTGATATTGGCGTGAGCGGGTACGGCAGCAGCGGTGCGTGGACCGTTCGGAACTCGGCCATCACCAACGCCTCGACCGGCGTGCTGGCGAACGAGTCACTCGGTGACTGGACGGTCGAGCGGACGGTCGTTCAGGACGTCGAAGACGCCGTCATGGCCGGCCAAGGGGTCGCCGGAGACTGGACGATAGCGAGGTCGCTGATTCGGAACGTCACGTCGGACGGGGTGGCGGCGAGAATCGCGGTCGGTAACTGGACGATTCAGTCCACGACCATCGTCAACGCGACGCGCGGCGTCGACGCAGTGGGGACATCGGGGTATTGGGCGATACACGACTCCAGGTTCCTGAACAACGCCGATGCGGCGGTGGACGCACGGGATGCGGTGGTTCAGGGGAACGCAACCGACAATTTCTGGGGTACCGAAGACGGGCCGAGCGGTGACTTCAGCGGTTCCGGTAGCCCGGCCTTCGGGAACGTCAGCGTCTCGCCGTTCTACTCGGACGTGAACCTGACGAGTACCGCCACGTTCTCGGCCGGGTCCGACAGTCAGCCGACGCCCACAGTCAGGGTCGGGTCCGCCGAAGTCGATGTCGGAAACACGACCACAGTACAGACCAACCTCACGGTCGCACCGAACGGCGTCTCGTCGTACATCGTGAACGTCTCTGTCGGGAACGGGTCCGTCGGGCGGATTACGGACGCCGCGATAGGCCCGGCGTTCGCGCAGACGATCGAGGGCAACGAGACGTACGCGACGCTCATCGACGACACGAACACGACGGTGACGCTAGCTGCACAGGACTTCACGGAACAGGTCGGTCCCGGGGCGACGAACGTCACGCTGGGGACGATAACGCTCGAAGGACAGAACGCCGGGAGCGCGACGCTGATACCGGACGTCGACAACCAGCGGGGAATTCGGAACGACACGACTGAGCGAGTCACGCCGACGCTGGCGAGTGGGTCGTTGACCGTCAACACCGATACGACCGACAGCGGTGGTACTGACACAGGCGACAGCACCACCGAGCAACAGGTCGGTACTGGCGGCGGTGGCGGCGGTGGTGGCGGTGGCGGCGGTGGCGGCGGTTCGGGCGGCAGCAGCGACGACTCGACACAGGTGACGGTCGACACGTCGACGACGACCGAATCCGACGCCGAGACCGAAACGGAGACTGACCCGGACTCGGAAACCGAGGCCGCGTCGGAGACCCGTGACATCGAGATATCGGTGCGCGACCCAGACCCGGACCAACCGGTCAACGTCGACCTCGAACCGACCGACAGCGACAACGACGCCGACCTGACCGGCCTCTCGGTCGACGTCGCCGAGAGCGAGGACTTCTCCATCCGAGCTGCCGCGAGCCGCCGGCAACCCGCGGACGCTCCGGAATTCACCCCGCAGGAGGCGGAAGCGACGGAACCGCTCTCGTACGTCGACATCGACGCAAGCGTGCCGAACTCGGCCATCGACGAGGCGAACGTGGACTTCCGGGTGTCGAAAGACCGCCTCGCTTCGATGGAGAACACCGACGCCGACGACATCGCCGTCTACCGGCACACCGACGAGTACGAGGAAGTCCCCATCCAGCAGACGCGTGAGACGGACGACTTCGTGTACTACCGGGCGAGTGCCGACGGCTTCTCGGAGTGGACAGTCGGTGCCAAACAGCCCCGGTTCGAGGTGCTCCGCGCGGCAGTCGACGTCGAGTCGGTCACGGTCGGTGACAGCGTCAACGTCATCGTCCGCATCACGAACACGGGCGGCGCGGACGGGGACTTCCTCGCGGAGTTGCTGCTCAACGAGGAAGTGGTCGACAGCCGCGAAGTGTTCATCGCACCGAACGGCACCTCACAAGTGACGTTCGACCGTGAGTTCGGCGAGGCCGGCACCTACCGCGTCCGGGTCAACAACGCCTCGGCCGGACAGGTGGAGGTCGAGGACACTGGCGGTTCCGGAGCCACCGACGCCGCGACGAACGGGACGCAGACGACCGAAGCGTCGACCAGTTCCGGCATCGGCGGCCCGCCCATCAACCCCGTCGTCGCACTCCTCGCCCTCGTCGTCGTCGCCGCCGCCGTCGGCTACCGACTGCGGCAGGCGTAG
- a CDS encoding response regulator transcription factor yields the protein MSFDSRSRPSVLVVDDETDVADAYAMQLREEYDTDVAYGGEECLEKVSDDTQAVLLDRRMPDIHGDDVLDELRTRGYDCTVIMVTAVDPNLNILEMDFDDYLCKPVDRETLSTTLSQYLDTETADMDPRLDEFFSLLSKLSVLEEELSPGELETDEEFARLKQEAVELSSELRDSVDDFEELVETHRAVARGS from the coding sequence GTGTCATTCGACAGTCGCAGTCGACCGAGCGTCCTCGTCGTCGACGACGAGACGGACGTCGCGGACGCCTACGCCATGCAGTTACGCGAGGAGTACGACACGGACGTGGCCTACGGCGGTGAGGAGTGTTTGGAGAAGGTGTCGGACGACACCCAAGCGGTGTTGCTGGACCGACGGATGCCCGACATCCACGGCGACGACGTTCTCGACGAACTTCGGACCCGTGGCTACGACTGTACCGTCATCATGGTGACGGCCGTCGACCCCAACCTCAACATTCTCGAGATGGATTTCGACGACTATCTCTGCAAACCCGTCGATAGGGAGACGCTCTCGACCACGCTGTCGCAGTACCTCGACACCGAGACGGCCGACATGGACCCGCGACTGGACGAGTTTTTCAGCCTGCTCTCGAAGTTGAGCGTCCTCGAAGAGGAACTCTCTCCGGGCGAGTTAGAGACCGACGAGGAGTTCGCCCGTCTCAAACAGGAGGCCGTGGAACTGAGCAGCGAACTCCGGGACTCGGTGGACGACTTCGAGGAACTCGTCGAGACACACCGGGCCGTCGCTCGCGGGTCCTAG